From Spirosoma aerolatum, one genomic window encodes:
- a CDS encoding NAD-dependent epimerase/dehydratase family protein — MTSSLRNPVFVTGATGFIGSHIVRRYLADGHPVSVLYRPSSGYGMLADVAEQLTWHEGDVLDIPSLEAAILSGPESGSLDVIHAAAIVSFVPKDRDQMERINVEGTANVVNVCLKAGVRKLGYVSSVAAVGRPIAHNDDSQTPFQINESQKWEDSPNNSVYAKTKYRAELEVWRGVAEGLNAVMVNPSIVLGVGDWRRSSLQLIKYVYDEKPFYPAGLVNYVDVLDVADSLVQLMQSDISAERFILNAGTISYRSLLEQIAAVLGKRPPKVRVPTSLTRLLWPLEAVRAWLTGKNPLITRETARSASSHYQYDGRKIEQVLRFQYRPLSDTLKRVATAFNTLPMSR; from the coding sequence ATGACTTCATCGTTACGTAATCCTGTTTTTGTTACCGGTGCTACGGGTTTTATTGGCTCGCACATTGTTCGGCGGTATCTAGCCGATGGACATCCGGTTTCGGTATTGTATCGGCCATCGAGTGGGTATGGCATGCTGGCCGATGTGGCCGAACAACTTACCTGGCACGAAGGCGATGTGCTGGATATTCCGTCGCTGGAAGCGGCTATTCTGTCGGGTCCTGAATCCGGTAGTTTAGATGTGATACATGCGGCAGCCATCGTCTCGTTTGTTCCGAAAGACCGGGACCAGATGGAGCGGATCAACGTGGAGGGAACGGCCAATGTGGTGAATGTATGCCTGAAAGCGGGCGTTCGGAAACTTGGCTACGTTAGTTCGGTGGCGGCAGTCGGGCGGCCAATAGCGCATAACGACGATTCGCAGACGCCTTTCCAGATCAATGAGAGTCAGAAGTGGGAAGACTCACCGAATAATTCCGTGTATGCCAAAACAAAATACCGGGCCGAACTGGAGGTTTGGCGGGGAGTAGCCGAAGGGTTAAATGCAGTCATGGTGAATCCGTCCATTGTGCTTGGTGTTGGCGACTGGCGTCGGAGCAGTTTGCAGCTTATCAAGTATGTGTACGACGAAAAACCGTTTTACCCGGCTGGTCTGGTGAACTATGTCGATGTGCTTGATGTAGCTGATTCATTAGTTCAATTGATGCAGTCCGACATTAGCGCCGAACGCTTCATTCTGAATGCAGGCACCATTTCGTACCGTTCGTTGTTAGAACAGATAGCCGCCGTGCTGGGCAAACGTCCGCCAAAGGTGCGGGTACCCACTTCGTTGACACGCTTGCTCTGGCCTCTGGAGGCTGTTCGGGCGTGGCTAACGGGTAAAAATCCGCTGATCACCCGCGAAACGGCGCGGTCGGCGAGTTCGCATTACCAGTACGATGGCCGGAAAATTGAGCAAGTGCTTCGTTTTCAATACAGGCCTTTAAGTGATACGTTGAAGCGGGTGGCAACTGCCTTTAACACGCTCCCGATGAGTCGTTAA
- a CDS encoding AAA family ATPase, with protein sequence MDNNTPDTNNFLNWVEIKNFKSIKDLRFDCKRVNIFIGKPNVGKSNILEALGLLGAGYDESKFLKGAVRYTSIKHLFWDNDTGINIEISTEHKKIIIARLPTLRVVLDDSQYSDGDTNFTIVGEGAGIRNIDEKGNLSNVLSTNPDSRKDFDNQFKIIKKYDYANLTKFDNLFQGFLIPPGGPNLYSVIRRNQELWAEFARLFTEQQLEFVLYDEKQEFILQKRNGPLITQYPYFSIADTFRRFMFYITAIESNKNSVIVFEEPEVHSFPPYTQEMAYRMIYDDDNQYFISTHSPYMLHPFIEKMDYKDLNVFITYYKDYQTYVRPLTEEEFTDILDYSTNVFFNLRRFEPNA encoded by the coding sequence ATGGATAACAATACCCCCGATACGAATAATTTCCTTAACTGGGTCGAAATCAAAAACTTCAAGTCCATTAAAGACCTACGGTTCGATTGCAAGCGGGTAAACATCTTTATCGGCAAACCAAATGTAGGGAAGTCGAATATTCTGGAAGCACTGGGGTTGTTGGGTGCTGGATATGATGAGAGTAAATTTTTAAAAGGGGCAGTTCGGTATACCAGTATTAAGCATCTGTTCTGGGATAATGATACTGGGATTAATATTGAGATATCGACTGAGCACAAAAAAATAATAATTGCTCGCTTGCCAACATTAAGAGTAGTACTTGATGACAGTCAATATTCAGACGGTGATACTAATTTTACCATTGTTGGAGAGGGAGCTGGGATTCGTAACATCGATGAAAAGGGAAATTTGAGCAACGTATTATCAACGAATCCAGATAGTAGAAAGGATTTCGATAATCAATTTAAAATAATTAAGAAGTACGATTATGCTAATCTCACCAAATTTGATAATCTATTCCAAGGTTTCTTGATACCTCCAGGTGGTCCTAATCTTTATTCAGTAATTAGAAGGAACCAAGAATTATGGGCAGAGTTTGCTAGACTGTTTACAGAGCAGCAATTGGAGTTTGTACTCTACGACGAAAAGCAAGAATTTATTCTTCAAAAAAGAAATGGTCCACTTATAACCCAATACCCCTATTTCTCCATTGCCGATACCTTCCGGCGGTTTATGTTTTATATCACAGCCATTGAGTCCAATAAGAATTCCGTCATTGTTTTTGAAGAGCCGGAAGTTCATTCGTTTCCCCCGTACACACAGGAAATGGCCTATCGGATGATTTATGATGACGATAATCAGTATTTCATCTCTACGCATAGCCCCTACATGCTTCATCCATTTATCGAAAAGATGGATTATAAAGATCTGAACGTCTTTATTACGTATTATAAAGATTATCAGACTTATGTAAGGCCGTTGACAGAAGAGGAGTTTACGGATATTCTGGATTACAGTACCAACGTTTTCTTTAATCTTAGACGATTTGAACCCAATGCCTGA
- the metG gene encoding methionine--tRNA ligase has translation MALENPQRYTVTAALIYANGPIHIGHIAGCYLPADIYVRYLRSTGKDVAFISGTDEHGVPITIKAKKEGITPQQVVDKYYVQIKKAFEDFGISFDIYSRTSNQIHHETSQEIFLNIYNNGDFDEEVTEQYYDEVAGQFLADRYIVGTCPVCGNPNAYGDQCERCGTALSPTELIEPHSMLSGSKPILRATKNWFLPLDRMQPKIEEYVNSHTEWKTNVFGQCQSWLKEGLRPRAMTRDLDWGIKVPLPDSEGKVLYVWFDAPIGYISMTKEWAAEQGRDWELYWRDKDTKLVHFIGKDNIVFHCIIFPAMLMAEGSYILADNVPANEFMNLEGDKISTSRNWAVWLHEYLEELPGKQDVLRYVLAANAPETKDSEFTWKDFQARNNSELVGILGNFVNRAVVLTHKMADGRVPVLGSLTEYDQQVLDELALFPDRIGQSISNYRFREALGYLMDLARLGNKYLAETEPWKAVKTDPQRAHTILNIALQITANLSIVCEPFLPFTAQKIRTQLAITDHFTWVNAGRADLLVEGHALGQAPAGPADLLFAKIEDEEINRQIQKLLNAKRMNELATKEVPQIRSEITYDDFAKMDIRVGTITEAERVPKSDKLLKLKVDDGLGGRQILSGIAKHFAPEEVIGKQVTFLANLAPRKMMGLESQGMILMAEDRDGKLSLITPGETVWNGGTVS, from the coding sequence ATGGCTCTCGAAAATCCACAACGCTATACCGTTACGGCGGCCCTGATTTACGCCAACGGCCCGATTCACATCGGTCATATTGCCGGTTGCTACCTGCCCGCCGACATTTATGTACGCTATTTACGTTCAACGGGTAAAGATGTCGCCTTCATCAGCGGCACCGACGAACATGGCGTTCCCATTACCATTAAAGCGAAAAAAGAAGGCATCACGCCACAACAGGTAGTCGATAAGTACTACGTTCAGATCAAAAAAGCGTTTGAAGACTTCGGTATCTCGTTCGACATTTATTCACGAACCTCGAATCAGATTCACCACGAAACCTCGCAGGAAATCTTCCTGAATATTTACAATAACGGGGATTTCGATGAAGAGGTAACCGAACAGTATTACGATGAAGTTGCCGGGCAATTCCTGGCCGATCGATACATTGTGGGCACCTGCCCCGTTTGTGGAAACCCGAATGCGTATGGCGATCAGTGTGAGCGTTGTGGCACGGCCCTCAGCCCTACCGAACTGATCGAACCTCATTCGATGCTTTCCGGATCGAAACCGATATTGCGAGCTACCAAAAACTGGTTTCTGCCCCTGGATCGGATGCAGCCCAAAATTGAGGAATACGTCAACAGCCATACCGAATGGAAAACCAACGTATTTGGTCAGTGCCAGTCATGGCTAAAAGAAGGCTTGCGTCCCCGCGCCATGACCCGCGATCTCGATTGGGGTATTAAAGTTCCCCTCCCCGACTCGGAAGGAAAAGTGCTGTATGTTTGGTTCGATGCCCCAATCGGCTACATTTCCATGACCAAAGAGTGGGCTGCCGAACAAGGCCGTGACTGGGAATTGTACTGGCGCGATAAAGACACCAAACTGGTACATTTCATCGGTAAGGACAACATCGTATTCCACTGCATCATTTTCCCGGCGATGCTGATGGCCGAGGGTAGCTACATTCTGGCCGACAATGTACCTGCCAATGAGTTTATGAACCTCGAAGGCGACAAAATCAGTACATCACGCAACTGGGCGGTGTGGCTACACGAATACCTGGAAGAACTACCGGGCAAGCAGGATGTCCTACGCTACGTATTGGCGGCCAACGCACCAGAAACCAAAGACAGCGAGTTTACCTGGAAAGATTTTCAGGCCCGTAACAACTCCGAACTGGTTGGTATTCTCGGCAATTTCGTAAACCGGGCCGTGGTATTGACCCACAAAATGGCTGATGGCCGTGTCCCTGTTTTAGGGTCTCTCACCGAATACGATCAGCAGGTGCTGGACGAACTGGCGTTGTTCCCGGATCGTATTGGTCAGTCGATCAGTAACTACCGATTCCGGGAAGCGTTGGGGTATCTGATGGATTTAGCGCGACTGGGCAACAAATACCTGGCCGAAACTGAACCCTGGAAAGCCGTCAAAACCGATCCGCAACGTGCCCATACGATTCTGAACATCGCCCTTCAGATTACGGCGAATCTGAGCATTGTATGTGAACCCTTCCTACCCTTTACGGCGCAGAAAATACGCACCCAACTCGCCATTACCGACCATTTCACCTGGGTAAATGCGGGCCGGGCCGACTTACTGGTCGAAGGGCATGCTCTCGGACAGGCTCCGGCTGGTCCAGCCGATCTGCTCTTCGCCAAAATAGAAGATGAGGAGATCAACAGACAGATTCAAAAATTACTGAATGCCAAACGCATGAATGAGTTAGCGACAAAAGAAGTGCCTCAAATCCGGTCCGAAATCACGTATGATGACTTTGCCAAAATGGATATTCGGGTTGGCACCATTACCGAAGCCGAACGGGTTCCGAAAAGTGATAAACTGCTGAAGTTAAAAGTCGATGATGGCCTGGGGGGGCGGCAGATTCTGAGTGGTATTGCCAAGCATTTTGCTCCCGAAGAGGTGATCGGAAAACAGGTAACCTTCCTGGCGAATCTGGCTCCCCGCAAAATGATGGGCCTGGAGTCGCAGGGTATGATTCTGATGGCCGAAGACCGTGACGGTAAACTATCGTTGATTACGCCAGGCGAAACGGTCTGGAATGGCGGAACGGTAAGTTAA
- a CDS encoding DUF2264 domain-containing protein, whose product MNRRTFTQLAAAFPISFPFNSGAKRANSLEASAIDDRAYWLQILLKIADPVLSALAQNRLKATMPVESAPGQEEGRKVVSHLEALGRTITGLAPWLELDADDTAEGKQRQRYLELARKAIANGVNPQSPDYLNFTKGGQPLVDAAFLAHGLVRSPKLWKALSADEQALVVKALQASRVIKPGYNNWLLFSAMVEAALLKYTGSGDELRMDYAIRQHQNWYKGDGAYGDGPDFHWDYYNSYVIQPMLLDAVYVLVEAGKADKTLYESLLARAQRYAIVQERLIAADGSFAAFGRSLAYRCGAFQLLAQLALQKVLPPELAPAQVRSALTAVIKRTMDAPNTFDAKGWLQIGLCGHQPSIGETYISTGSLYLCSVAFLPLGLPASDPFWVSPATDWTAKKIWSGQDVKTDHAIKG is encoded by the coding sequence ATGAATCGACGGACGTTTACCCAGTTAGCGGCTGCCTTTCCGATTAGTTTTCCGTTTAATTCAGGTGCTAAACGTGCCAATTCGTTAGAGGCTAGTGCAATCGACGATCGGGCCTACTGGCTGCAAATCCTGTTAAAAATAGCCGATCCGGTGTTGTCGGCTTTAGCACAGAATCGACTGAAAGCAACCATGCCGGTTGAGTCGGCTCCGGGGCAGGAGGAAGGGCGTAAAGTCGTATCGCATCTGGAAGCCCTCGGACGAACCATCACCGGACTGGCCCCGTGGCTGGAGTTAGACGCCGACGACACAGCAGAAGGAAAACAACGGCAACGCTATCTGGAACTGGCCCGAAAAGCGATTGCCAATGGGGTTAATCCGCAATCACCCGATTACCTGAATTTTACCAAAGGCGGGCAGCCGCTGGTCGATGCCGCTTTTCTGGCACATGGACTCGTGCGCTCGCCGAAACTCTGGAAAGCATTGAGTGCTGACGAACAGGCTCTGGTGGTAAAGGCTCTCCAAGCCAGTCGGGTTATTAAACCCGGCTATAACAATTGGCTGCTATTCAGTGCGATGGTCGAAGCGGCTTTGCTAAAGTACACGGGTTCGGGCGATGAACTACGGATGGATTACGCCATTCGGCAGCATCAGAATTGGTACAAAGGCGATGGCGCTTATGGCGATGGCCCCGATTTTCACTGGGATTATTACAATAGCTATGTAATCCAGCCCATGTTGCTGGATGCTGTGTATGTGCTGGTAGAGGCAGGAAAAGCTGATAAGACACTGTATGAATCGCTACTGGCACGGGCGCAACGCTACGCGATCGTGCAGGAGCGACTAATTGCAGCAGATGGATCTTTTGCGGCTTTTGGCCGTTCGTTGGCCTATCGATGTGGGGCCTTTCAACTACTGGCCCAGCTGGCTTTGCAGAAAGTACTCCCGCCCGAACTAGCGCCCGCCCAGGTGCGGTCGGCACTTACGGCCGTTATCAAACGAACCATGGATGCCCCCAATACATTCGATGCTAAAGGGTGGTTGCAAATTGGTTTGTGCGGTCATCAGCCGTCCATTGGTGAAACATATATTTCGACCGGAAGCCTATACCTATGCTCGGTGGCATTCCTACCACTTGGACTACCCGCTTCTGATCCATTCTGGGTATCCCCAGCAACAGACTGGACCGCCAAAAAGATATGGTCGGGGCAGGATGTCAAAACCGATCACGCCATTAAGGGTTAA
- a CDS encoding Gfo/Idh/MocA family protein, translating into MNRRQFVQNTAVAGLATQILPFPIFGRNAPSEKINIGLIGVHSRGSWLAGIFSKLPGAEVGYICDVEDGAIANGLKAVDKAGQTRKPTVIKDLRKLLEQKDLDAVAIAAPDHWHAPAGILACAAGKHVYVEKPCGHNPQEGEWLLEAARNHNRIVQMGSQRRSWPTLQQAAQDIRDGAIGRPYFARAWYYNNRKPIGKGKAIGVPSTLNWELWQGPAPRMNYQDNVVHYNWHWFWNWGTGEACNNGTHEIDCCRWLMGLDFPTKVTSAGGRYAYSGDDWQTPDTQLATFEFGDKATITWEGLSCQAFGPEKSGRGFTIYGDKGVLSAPESGPDYQILDLAGKVVKDVKGDAPTSASSTNAVSPGGERLDAYHLDNFLESIRGKSKPNADIAQGHKSVLLCHLANIAQRTGSIIHTDPTNGHILHDKDAQKYWSREYEKGWKPIV; encoded by the coding sequence ATGAATCGCCGACAATTTGTTCAGAATACCGCCGTGGCTGGATTGGCTACGCAGATTTTGCCATTCCCAATTTTTGGTCGAAACGCACCCAGCGAAAAAATCAATATTGGTCTGATTGGCGTTCACTCGCGAGGGAGTTGGCTGGCCGGTATTTTTTCGAAGTTGCCCGGTGCCGAAGTGGGGTATATCTGCGACGTAGAGGATGGGGCTATCGCAAACGGATTGAAGGCTGTCGATAAAGCCGGACAAACGCGCAAGCCTACCGTTATTAAAGACCTTCGGAAGTTACTCGAACAGAAAGACCTCGATGCGGTGGCCATTGCTGCTCCTGACCATTGGCATGCCCCGGCGGGTATTCTGGCCTGTGCGGCAGGTAAGCATGTATACGTCGAGAAGCCATGTGGACATAACCCACAGGAAGGGGAGTGGCTGCTGGAAGCAGCCCGTAATCATAACCGTATCGTTCAGATGGGTAGCCAGCGTCGGTCGTGGCCCACGCTTCAGCAGGCCGCTCAGGATATTCGTGACGGGGCCATTGGGCGACCGTATTTTGCCCGGGCCTGGTACTATAATAACCGGAAACCGATTGGCAAAGGGAAGGCTATTGGCGTGCCATCAACACTCAACTGGGAGTTGTGGCAGGGGCCAGCCCCTCGAATGAATTATCAGGATAATGTGGTGCATTACAACTGGCACTGGTTCTGGAACTGGGGTACGGGTGAAGCCTGCAACAACGGCACACATGAAATTGACTGCTGCCGCTGGTTGATGGGCCTGGATTTTCCAACCAAAGTTACCTCGGCGGGTGGGCGTTATGCCTACTCCGGCGACGATTGGCAAACACCGGATACCCAACTGGCAACGTTTGAATTTGGCGATAAGGCTACCATTACCTGGGAGGGGCTAAGTTGTCAGGCGTTTGGTCCCGAAAAAAGTGGTCGTGGATTTACCATTTATGGCGATAAAGGCGTGCTATCGGCACCGGAAAGCGGCCCCGATTATCAGATTCTGGATTTGGCAGGGAAAGTGGTGAAAGACGTAAAAGGCGATGCCCCTACGAGTGCCTCGTCGACCAATGCGGTCAGCCCCGGTGGGGAACGTCTCGACGCCTATCATCTGGATAATTTCCTAGAAAGTATTCGGGGTAAATCCAAGCCCAATGCCGACATTGCGCAGGGGCATAAATCCGTGTTGCTGTGCCACTTAGCCAATATCGCTCAGCGCACGGGAAGTATTATTCACACTGACCCGACAAACGGCCATATTCTACACGATAAAGACGCGCAGAAATACTGGAGCCGTGAATACGAAAAAGGCTGGAAACCAATTGTGTAG
- a CDS encoding ABC transporter ATP-binding protein: MNEEQKSGRIFDWVILRRLYAFVKPYQARFYFLIGIIMTAACLAPLLPLLIRYTIDNIIAVGNYHRLNQMLFVMIGVLVLQALVQFSNTYLSGWLGQYVIRDIRTQLYRKILHLRLKFFDNTPIGRLVTRAISDVETLADVFSEGMAAIAGDILQLILIIGVMFYTDWRLAAISLSTIPLMLFSTYVFKEKIKKSFNEVRTAVANLNAFVQEHITGMNIVQIFGSEKIEAEKFRAINAEHRNANIRSILYYSIYYPVADIISAVAVGLVVWYGATQIIHSDVTFGTVTAFVMFINLFFRPIRMLADRFNTLQMGIVSTDRILKLLDSNEFTANDGTYAPTTIRGDVAFKDVWFAYNNEDWVLRNISFQVKAGETVAFVGATGAGKSSIINLLSRFYDINKGEITVDGVDVHTYELGHLRRNIGVVLQDVFLFSDTIENNITLGDKSISHEKIVEAAKLVGVHEFIERLPGGYQYNVMERGSTLSVGQRQLISFVRAMVQDPRIIVLDEATSSVDTETEEMIQHAISKLMKGRTAIVIAHRLSTIQKADNIIVVDKGQIVEQGNHEELLQHEGFYANLYRMQYKEVV, encoded by the coding sequence GTGAACGAAGAACAGAAAAGCGGAAGGATTTTCGACTGGGTTATTCTCCGAAGACTTTACGCATTTGTTAAGCCCTATCAAGCTCGCTTTTATTTCCTGATTGGCATTATTATGACGGCAGCCTGCCTGGCCCCGTTATTACCCTTGCTGATTCGGTACACCATCGATAATATCATCGCTGTCGGTAATTATCATCGGCTTAATCAGATGCTGTTCGTTATGATTGGCGTATTAGTCTTACAGGCATTGGTTCAATTCTCCAATACGTACCTGTCGGGCTGGCTTGGTCAATACGTGATCCGGGATATTCGGACGCAGCTTTACCGAAAAATACTTCATCTTCGATTGAAGTTCTTCGACAACACCCCCATAGGTCGACTGGTTACCCGCGCCATTTCGGACGTCGAGACTCTGGCTGACGTATTTAGTGAAGGGATGGCGGCCATTGCAGGCGACATTTTACAATTGATCCTCATCATTGGCGTGATGTTCTATACCGACTGGCGGCTGGCAGCTATTAGTTTATCGACCATTCCGCTGATGTTGTTCAGCACGTATGTTTTCAAGGAAAAGATCAAAAAATCGTTCAATGAAGTGCGTACGGCGGTGGCCAATCTTAATGCCTTTGTTCAGGAGCATATTACGGGAATGAACATCGTGCAGATTTTCGGCAGTGAAAAAATTGAAGCTGAAAAATTTCGTGCCATCAACGCCGAACACCGGAATGCCAACATCCGGTCTATTCTGTACTATTCCATTTACTACCCGGTTGCCGATATTATTTCAGCCGTAGCGGTTGGGCTGGTGGTTTGGTACGGGGCCACGCAGATAATCCATTCCGACGTTACGTTTGGTACGGTTACGGCCTTTGTGATGTTCATCAACCTGTTTTTCCGACCCATTCGGATGCTGGCCGACCGCTTCAACACGCTCCAAATGGGTATTGTCAGCACCGACCGGATTCTGAAATTATTGGATAGCAACGAGTTCACAGCGAACGATGGCACGTATGCTCCTACCACAATTCGGGGCGATGTAGCCTTCAAGGACGTTTGGTTCGCCTACAACAACGAAGACTGGGTGCTACGCAACATTTCATTTCAGGTTAAAGCGGGCGAAACAGTCGCTTTTGTCGGTGCTACAGGTGCTGGAAAATCGTCTATTATCAACTTGCTCAGCCGTTTTTACGACATCAACAAGGGAGAGATCACCGTCGATGGCGTTGATGTCCATACTTACGAACTTGGTCATTTACGACGAAACATCGGGGTAGTTTTGCAGGATGTATTCCTGTTTTCTGACACTATTGAAAACAACATTACGCTAGGTGACAAATCGATCAGTCACGAAAAAATTGTGGAAGCGGCCAAGCTAGTTGGCGTTCATGAATTTATCGAGCGCTTGCCAGGTGGGTATCAATACAATGTGATGGAACGGGGCTCCACGCTTTCGGTCGGTCAGCGGCAACTGATTTCGTTTGTGCGTGCCATGGTACAAGACCCAAGAATTATTGTTCTGGACGAAGCCACCTCATCGGTTGATACCGAAACGGAAGAAATGATTCAGCATGCCATTAGCAAACTGATGAAAGGTCGAACAGCCATCGTCATTGCTCACCGCCTGTCGACGATTCAGAAAGCAGACAACATCATTGTTGTCGATAAAGGCCAGATTGTTGAGCAAGGTAATCACGAAGAGCTGCTTCAACACGAAGGCTTCTACGCCAATCTATACCGAATGCAGTACAAAGAGGTTGTCTGA
- a CDS encoding outer membrane protein assembly factor BamB family protein, with amino-acid sequence MKSSFPLLSTLFCLLLLWVTSCKKTEDTPSPGGGTTTPTTKSSAKSITTFAFNALSPVVNATIDATAKTISATVAAGTDVTKLVPTITISDKVTVSPASGAVQDFSKSVTYTVTAEDGSTQAYTVYVIVASAGNAGVTGNNLIYLYVATSATDNSTGKLNFHYYIKAYNITTGQEAGSISLGSRKEGDGTYESAYAAYPEVYNNGVLFAASEGKMSALDVATGKTKWTTSLSYYSPGSSNGETRHTVDGGVLFATGSSSKTIFALSEADGSTKWTFEHTDNINTLTAINGVLYVGYGDANYSGGLLAIDVSTGKQKWAIKSIGVYSNPAVVNDVVYYGDYKNKVFAVEAATGTKKWEFAAAGAVTGSPTITDGIVYISSEDRKIYALDAATGTKKWDFTAPGKYGISLTGDASTLYAVAYNNSKWTFYALDKKTGTKKWEATPSTSTNETTPVAAGGMLYYGTLALEAATGAEKNLGFKGTSPCVVISGKYVGSNTSGLMQ; translated from the coding sequence ATGAAATCCTCATTTCCGCTTCTCTCCACGCTGTTTTGCCTATTGTTGTTATGGGTTACTTCCTGTAAGAAAACGGAGGATACCCCATCGCCCGGTGGAGGGACAACCACGCCAACCACCAAGAGTTCGGCCAAATCCATTACAACTTTTGCATTTAATGCCCTTAGCCCGGTCGTAAACGCCACAATTGATGCTACAGCCAAAACTATTTCGGCAACTGTCGCTGCTGGAACGGACGTAACGAAACTGGTGCCGACTATCACGATTTCGGACAAAGTAACAGTATCGCCTGCGTCAGGCGCGGTACAGGATTTCTCAAAGTCGGTGACGTATACCGTTACGGCGGAGGACGGTAGTACGCAGGCGTATACGGTATACGTTATAGTAGCCAGTGCAGGCAATGCAGGAGTAACGGGTAATAATCTGATTTATCTCTATGTGGCTACTTCTGCAACGGATAATTCTACGGGCAAACTCAATTTTCATTACTACATCAAAGCCTACAACATCACTACCGGGCAGGAGGCAGGCTCTATATCGCTCGGTTCCAGAAAAGAAGGAGATGGTACCTACGAGTCGGCCTATGCTGCGTATCCTGAAGTGTACAATAATGGGGTGCTGTTCGCTGCCAGTGAGGGGAAAATGAGCGCACTGGATGTTGCCACTGGAAAAACCAAATGGACTACTAGTTTAAGTTATTATTCGCCTGGAAGTTCGAACGGCGAGACCAGACACACGGTAGATGGTGGCGTACTCTTTGCAACAGGGTCTTCATCAAAAACCATTTTTGCCCTGAGCGAAGCTGACGGCAGTACGAAATGGACATTTGAGCATACGGATAATATAAATACCCTCACGGCTATAAACGGTGTACTCTACGTAGGTTATGGTGATGCAAACTACAGTGGCGGACTGCTGGCCATAGATGTAAGCACGGGAAAGCAAAAATGGGCTATAAAATCCATAGGTGTGTACTCAAACCCGGCTGTGGTAAATGATGTGGTGTATTATGGCGATTACAAAAACAAAGTTTTTGCTGTAGAAGCCGCTACAGGTACTAAAAAGTGGGAGTTCGCTGCGGCAGGTGCTGTAACGGGTAGCCCCACCATTACGGATGGCATCGTCTATATAAGCAGCGAAGACCGGAAAATTTATGCGCTGGATGCTGCTACCGGTACAAAAAAATGGGACTTCACCGCTCCCGGCAAGTATGGAATTAGCCTAACCGGCGATGCATCTACACTTTATGCCGTAGCCTACAATAATTCAAAATGGACTTTCTATGCCTTGGATAAGAAAACAGGCACTAAAAAATGGGAAGCTACGCCATCCACCTCTACAAATGAGACAACACCCGTTGCGGCTGGCGGTATGCTGTATTATGGCACGCTGGCCCTTGAGGCTGCTACCGGAGCAGAGAAAAATTTAGGCTTCAAGGGCACAAGCCCCTGTGTAGTAATAAGCGGGAAATATGTGGGCAGCAATACCAGTGGCTTGATGCAGTAA